A portion of the Streptomyces sp. NBC_00376 genome contains these proteins:
- a CDS encoding IS110 family transposase, with protein sequence MSRIWAGTDCGKTHHHCLVLDSEGDTLLSRRVANDEPELLKLIGDVLDLADGGKTTWALDMTGGEPGLLIALLVNHGQELVYIPGIAVNRATDSYRGQGKTDARDARVIADQARMRRDLQPIRPGDEATLELRLLTDHRVDLVADRTRTTNRLKALLNSMFPALERALDLGNVGPLVLLTGYQTPAAIRRAGSRRLTAWLRNRKVCNAAALAEKVVEAAERQHTAVVGEKAIAKMVHTLAKEVMVLNEKITETDKLIEGRFREHELADVIQSMPGIGTILGAEFLVAVGGSLDAFPTADRLAAFAGVVPAPRDSGQVSGNDHRPTRYHRRLQRVFYISALVSVQRDPNSRKFYDRKRAEGKRHVQAVLALARRRVNVLWALIRDRRCYQVIPSVTTAA encoded by the coding sequence ATGAGCCGGATATGGGCGGGAACCGACTGCGGCAAGACCCACCACCACTGCCTGGTCCTGGACAGCGAGGGCGACACGCTGCTGTCGCGTCGGGTGGCCAACGACGAGCCGGAACTGCTGAAGCTGATCGGTGACGTCCTGGACCTCGCCGACGGCGGCAAGACGACCTGGGCGCTTGACATGACCGGCGGCGAGCCCGGCCTGCTGATCGCCCTTCTGGTCAACCATGGCCAGGAGCTCGTCTACATCCCCGGTATCGCGGTCAACCGGGCCACCGACAGCTACCGCGGCCAGGGCAAGACGGACGCCCGTGACGCCCGCGTGATCGCCGACCAGGCCCGGATGCGCCGCGACCTCCAGCCGATCCGCCCCGGCGACGAAGCCACGCTCGAGCTGCGGCTGCTGACCGACCACCGCGTCGATCTGGTCGCCGACCGCACCCGCACCACCAACCGGCTCAAGGCCCTGCTGAACAGCATGTTTCCGGCCCTGGAACGGGCCCTCGACCTGGGTAACGTCGGCCCGCTGGTGCTGCTAACCGGTTACCAGACACCGGCAGCGATCCGCCGCGCGGGCAGTCGGCGGCTGACCGCCTGGCTGCGCAACCGCAAGGTCTGCAACGCTGCTGCCCTCGCCGAGAAGGTGGTTGAGGCCGCCGAGCGCCAGCACACCGCCGTCGTGGGTGAGAAGGCCATCGCGAAGATGGTGCACACCCTCGCCAAGGAGGTGATGGTCCTCAACGAGAAGATCACCGAGACCGACAAACTCATCGAGGGCCGGTTTCGCGAACACGAACTGGCCGACGTGATCCAGTCCATGCCCGGCATCGGCACGATCCTCGGTGCCGAGTTCCTCGTCGCCGTCGGCGGCAGCCTGGACGCCTTCCCCACGGCCGACCGGCTCGCGGCCTTCGCCGGCGTGGTCCCCGCCCCACGCGACTCCGGCCAGGTCAGCGGTAACGACCACCGACCGACGAGATACCACCGTCGCCTGCAGCGCGTCTTCTACATCTCCGCGCTGGTCAGCGTCCAACGAGACCCCAACTCACGGAAGTTTTACGACCGCAAGCGCGCCGAGGGGAAACGGCACGTCCAGGCCGTCCTCGCGCTCGCACGCCGTCGCGTCAACGTCCTGTGGGCTCTGATCCGTGACCGACGGTGCTACCAGGTCATACCCTCAGTGACGACGGCGGCTTGA
- a CDS encoding IS3 family transposase (programmed frameshift) has product MVMKRYPPEFKADAVALYDSRSEATIKQIAADLGVNPETLRNWIRAAGAGRPRGRRAAMPPTVPVAPSALEAEVAALRRENAELKKEREILRKAARYFASGDGLVNRCQFVEDHQRRYGVKRLCRILGIARSSFYHWRRSAPLRAARQAADAQLAARIRVIHRASDGTYGAPRITAELREDGERVNHERVARIMQAIGLAGLRLRRKHRTTIPDPAAAKVPDLIGRNFTADEVNRKYVGDITCLPLAGGTFRYLATVIDLCSRRLAGWAIADHMRADLVVDALKAAERTRGSLAGAVMHTDHGAQYCSRAFANACRQAGVTQSMSAIGSSADNALAESFNATCKRETLQGRRAWNDEREARLDLFRWLHRYNTVRRHSRLGHRSPIAYEQTLQTTSTTLAEAA; this is encoded by the exons GTGGTCATGAAGCGCTATCCGCCGGAGTTCAAGGCGGACGCGGTCGCGCTGTACGATTCGCGGTCCGAGGCGACGATCAAGCAGATCGCCGCCGACCTGGGGGTGAACCCGGAGACGCTGCGCAACTGGATCCGGGCGGCCGGAGCCGGTCGTCCGCGCGGCCGTCGGGCGGCCATGCCGCCGACGGTTCCGGTGGCGCCGTCGGCTCTGGAGGCCGAGGTCGCCGCCTTGAGGCGGGAGAACGCCGAGCTGAAGAAGGAACGGGAGATCCTGCGCAAGGCGGCCCGCTATTTCGCCTCGG GAGACGGGCTGGTGAACCGCTGCCAGTTCGTTGAGGACCACCAGCGCCGTTACGGCGTGAAGCGGTTGTGCCGCATCCTGGGCATCGCCCGCTCGAGCTTCTACCACTGGCGCCGCAGTGCACCGCTGCGGGCAGCCCGCCAGGCTGCCGACGCCCAGCTCGCCGCCCGGATACGCGTGATCCACCGGGCCTCGGACGGCACCTACGGCGCCCCCAGGATCACCGCTGAACTCCGCGAGGACGGCGAGCGCGTGAACCACGAGCGGGTCGCCCGCATCATGCAGGCGATCGGGCTGGCCGGCCTCCGCCTGCGCAGGAAGCATCGCACCACCATCCCGGACCCCGCCGCGGCGAAGGTGCCGGACCTGATCGGCCGTAACTTCACCGCGGACGAGGTGAACCGAAAGTACGTCGGCGACATCACATGCCTGCCGCTGGCAGGCGGGACGTTCCGCTATCTCGCGACCGTGATCGATCTCTGCTCACGGCGCCTGGCCGGGTGGGCGATCGCCGACCATATGCGCGCCGACCTCGTCGTCGACGCCCTGAAAGCAGCCGAGCGGACCCGCGGCAGCCTCGCCGGCGCCGTGATGCACACCGATCACGGGGCCCAGTACTGCAGCCGGGCCTTCGCCAACGCCTGCCGCCAGGCTGGCGTGACCCAGTCCATGAGCGCCATCGGCAGCTCGGCGGATAACGCCCTGGCGGAGTCGTTCAACGCGACCTGCAAACGCGAGACCCTCCAGGGCCGCAGGGCCTGGAACGACGAACGCGAAGCCCGCCTGGACCTCTTCCGCTGGCTCCACCGCTACAACACCGTCCGACGCCACTCCCGCCTCGGACACCGCAGCCCCATCGCCTACGAACAAACACTCCAAACAACATCAACTACGCTGGCCGAAGCCGCATAA
- a CDS encoding GNAT family N-acetyltransferase yields MTHVIEAPHAEDAASLGPVQLRAWLQTYLNDEAGIDETWIREQRGASATAEGVAQWREFIEAVKQQPDLLFCRVVRSDTEIVGFLCGRRDEVVTLGPMYLLNEAQGQGVGGRLMSEFLAWVGSTPMRLWVTDYNERAVRFYERYGFKATGERELWRGKLPNVRMTRDSPSNDNLS; encoded by the coding sequence ATGACCCACGTGATCGAAGCCCCCCATGCCGAAGACGCCGCTTCTCTGGGGCCTGTGCAGTTGAGGGCCTGGCTGCAGACGTATCTCAATGACGAAGCGGGGATCGATGAGACATGGATCCGTGAACAGCGCGGCGCCTCCGCGACCGCGGAAGGGGTCGCACAGTGGCGGGAGTTCATCGAGGCGGTGAAGCAACAACCGGACCTGTTGTTTTGCCGTGTCGTCCGCTCCGATACGGAGATCGTCGGCTTCCTCTGCGGCCGTCGGGACGAGGTGGTAACCCTCGGGCCAATGTATCTCCTGAACGAAGCCCAAGGCCAAGGTGTCGGAGGCCGATTGATGAGTGAGTTCCTCGCCTGGGTGGGAAGCACACCGATGCGTCTTTGGGTCACTGATTACAACGAACGAGCGGTCCGTTTCTACGAGCGCTACGGATTCAAGGCCACAGGTGAGCGAGAGCTCTGGCGAGGAAAACTGCCCAACGTGCGCATGACCCGAGACTCCCCGTCGAACGACAACCTCAGCTGA